A DNA window from Streptomyces sp. CA-278952 contains the following coding sequences:
- a CDS encoding phosphatase PAP2 family protein yields the protein MPHATAPPATGHRPRWWTELPLIAVVYALYSVGRLLVRGDVSTAVDHGLAILRLEQALYLNAEHPLNRLFTSTPSLGIPADFAYASLHYLVTPAVLIWMFRRRSAAYRSARVWLMNSTLLGLVGFTLMPTCPPRLLDAGHGFVDTMAQYSAYGWWGEGASAPRGLSGMTNQYAAMPSLHVGWSVWCGILLWRHGRHPLVRAAGIAYPLITTVIVMGTANHYFLDAVAGAAVMGVGALLVRPVVRIADRFKAWGAARFTGPAAVLFVGRSAGGRGTVAGSVSAAVTPHVSTGCKTSPGERIPGQRTTSADPPGPAVSGTTAGDDADAAASDDAPAAAR from the coding sequence ATGCCGCACGCCACCGCGCCGCCCGCGACCGGTCATCGGCCCCGCTGGTGGACGGAGCTGCCACTGATCGCGGTGGTGTACGCGCTGTATTCGGTGGGCCGGCTCCTGGTGCGCGGCGACGTGTCGACGGCAGTCGACCACGGCCTGGCGATCCTGCGGCTGGAACAGGCGCTGTACCTCAACGCCGAGCACCCGCTGAACCGTCTCTTCACCAGCACCCCGTCGCTCGGGATACCCGCCGACTTCGCGTACGCGTCCCTGCACTACCTGGTCACCCCGGCCGTCCTCATATGGATGTTCCGGCGCAGGTCGGCCGCGTACCGCTCGGCCCGGGTCTGGCTGATGAACTCCACGCTGCTGGGGCTGGTCGGCTTCACGCTGATGCCGACCTGTCCGCCCCGGCTGCTGGACGCGGGCCACGGCTTCGTCGACACGATGGCGCAGTACAGCGCGTACGGCTGGTGGGGCGAGGGGGCGAGCGCCCCGCGCGGGCTGAGCGGGATGACCAACCAGTACGCGGCGATGCCCAGCCTGCACGTCGGGTGGTCCGTGTGGTGCGGGATCCTGCTGTGGCGGCACGGCCGCCATCCCCTCGTACGGGCGGCGGGCATCGCCTATCCGCTGATCACCACGGTCATCGTGATGGGCACCGCCAACCACTACTTCCTGGACGCCGTCGCGGGCGCCGCGGTGATGGGCGTCGGAGCCCTGCTGGTCAGGCCCGTCGTACGGATCGCCGACCGGTTCAAGGCGTGGGGCGCGGCCCGGTTCACCGGGCCGGCCGCCGTCCTGTTCGTGGGCCGGAGCGCGGGCGGCCGGGGCACCGTCGCCGGCTCCGTATCCGCGGCCGTGACCCCGCATGTCAGTACCGGATGCAAGACTTCCCCGGGTGAGCGAATCCCCGGCCAGCGGACCACCTCCGCAGATCCCCCCGGCCCGGCAGTCAGCGGCACAACAGCCGGCGACGACGCCGACGCGGCCGCGAGCGACGACGCTCCGGCAGCGGCTCGCTGA
- a CDS encoding histidine phosphatase family protein yields MASRILLARHGQTQWSVRGNHTGRTDIPLLDDGREGAKLLGERLHRAPWAGLPGVEVRTSPLVRAAETCRLAGFGERAEPWDALMEWDYGAYEGLTPAEIRADRSDWLIWRDGVPDGESVADVTARADEIVAWARSADRDVLVFAHGHILRALGARWLGEDLSFGARIRLDPTSLSVLGWAYGLPAVERWNDTGHLDR; encoded by the coding sequence ATGGCATCGCGCATCCTGCTCGCCCGGCACGGCCAGACCCAGTGGTCGGTCCGGGGCAACCACACCGGCAGGACGGACATCCCGCTCCTGGACGACGGGCGCGAGGGCGCGAAGCTCCTCGGCGAGCGGCTGCACCGGGCGCCGTGGGCGGGGCTGCCCGGCGTCGAGGTCCGCACCAGCCCGCTCGTCCGGGCCGCCGAGACCTGCCGGCTCGCCGGGTTCGGGGAGCGGGCCGAGCCGTGGGACGCGCTGATGGAATGGGACTACGGGGCGTACGAGGGCCTGACGCCGGCCGAGATCAGGGCGGACCGGTCCGACTGGCTGATCTGGCGCGACGGGGTCCCGGACGGGGAGTCCGTCGCCGACGTCACCGCCCGCGCGGACGAGATCGTCGCCTGGGCCCGCTCGGCGGACCGGGACGTCCTGGTCTTCGCCCACGGCCACATCCTGCGGGCGCTGGGCGCGCGATGGCTGGGCGAGGACCTGTCCTTCGGCGCCCGCATCCGCCTGGACCCGACGTCGCTGTCGGTCCTGGGCTGGGCGTACGGCCTGCCGGCCGTGGAACGCTGGAACGACACGGGCCACCTGGACCGCTAA
- a CDS encoding tetratricopeptide repeat protein, whose amino-acid sequence MAATAAVPNLAFRQLRGQRSAGEFAAAVRRAAREIGEQVACDARYIGRVESGEIRCPNYAYERVFLHMFPGASLADLGFSARESVRGRGARVVSEPPPATGAAASAPPPSSFPSGPALLHRATETDDIPEESDVLRRVFMTSGTTTMAAASLGLGGAPASAARVSLPAQRRVGEAEVHAVEKAVRQIRLLDDRHGADGLYRRAAQPLRAAYELLDAGTTARRATSDRLHAGAGELAISVGWLAHDSGRFDDARSHYAEALATARLAGDAGLEAHAFCNTSFLARDAGRPREAVRAAEAGQRAARTLGSPRLLALLALREAGGRAGLGDRTGCDRAIGRARAAFDRGTAAGDPEWMSFFREAELELLEAQCWSALGDWSRAARHGRRAAALQDAHFTRNLALYRAQLTGDLARAGRVDEAAATGHQVLDLLTRVQSSRIRGMLAGAARVLEPRAGAGPVAAFLTRHQESPPPPKPGPPPGRPTRSGGRPSPSGA is encoded by the coding sequence ATGGCGGCGACAGCGGCAGTTCCCAACCTCGCCTTCCGTCAGCTGCGCGGACAGCGTTCCGCCGGGGAGTTCGCGGCGGCCGTCCGCCGAGCGGCCCGGGAGATCGGGGAGCAGGTCGCGTGCGACGCCCGTTACATCGGGCGCGTGGAGTCCGGGGAGATCCGCTGCCCCAACTACGCCTACGAACGCGTGTTCCTGCACATGTTCCCGGGGGCCTCCCTGGCCGACCTGGGGTTCTCGGCCCGCGAGAGCGTACGGGGGCGGGGCGCCCGGGTCGTGTCCGAACCGCCGCCCGCGACGGGGGCGGCGGCTTCAGCCCCTCCCCCCTCGTCTTTCCCTTCCGGCCCCGCCCTTCTCCACCGCGCCACCGAAACCGACGACATCCCCGAGGAGAGCGACGTGCTGCGTCGCGTTTTCATGACGAGCGGCACCACCACGATGGCGGCCGCTTCCCTGGGTCTCGGCGGGGCGCCCGCCTCCGCCGCCCGGGTCTCTCTGCCCGCGCAGCGCCGGGTCGGCGAGGCGGAGGTGCACGCCGTCGAGAAGGCCGTACGGCAGATCCGGCTGCTGGACGACCGGCACGGCGCGGACGGGCTCTACCGCCGGGCCGCCCAGCCGCTGCGCGCGGCGTACGAACTGCTGGACGCCGGGACCACCGCACGGCGCGCCACCTCGGACCGGCTGCACGCGGGCGCCGGCGAGCTGGCCATCTCGGTGGGCTGGCTGGCCCACGACTCGGGCCGCTTCGACGACGCCCGCTCGCACTACGCGGAGGCGCTGGCCACGGCGCGGCTGGCCGGGGACGCGGGGCTCGAGGCGCACGCGTTCTGCAACACGTCGTTCCTGGCCCGGGACGCCGGGCGGCCCCGGGAGGCGGTACGGGCGGCGGAGGCCGGCCAGCGGGCCGCCCGCACGCTGGGGTCACCCCGGCTGCTGGCGCTGCTCGCGCTGCGGGAGGCGGGGGGCCGGGCGGGGCTCGGGGACCGGACGGGGTGCGACCGGGCGATCGGGCGGGCCCGGGCGGCGTTCGACCGGGGGACGGCGGCGGGTGATCCGGAGTGGATGAGCTTCTTCCGGGAGGCGGAGCTGGAGCTGCTGGAGGCGCAGTGCTGGTCGGCGCTGGGCGACTGGTCCCGTGCCGCGCGGCACGGGCGGCGGGCGGCGGCGCTCCAGGACGCGCACTTCACCCGGAACCTGGCGCTGTACCGGGCCCAGCTCACGGGTGACCTGGCCCGGGCGGGGCGGGTGGACGAGGCAGCGGCAACGGGGCACCAGGTGCTGGACCTGCTGACCCGGGTCCAGTCCTCGCGGATCCGGGGCATGCTGGCGGGGGCGGCGCGGGTGCTGGAGCCGCGGGCCGGGGCGGGCCCGGTGGCCGCCTTCCTGACCCGCCACCAGGAGTCACCCCCGCCCCCAAAACCCGGCCCGCCGCCCGGCCGGCCCACCCGGTCCGGCGGCCGGCCCAGCCCGTCCGGCGCTTGA
- a CDS encoding spermidine synthase, which produces MARRGAPAQGKDKAAGKSKGAGGNKAAGKGGADGAKGRQGGGRGAGRAEREPVSQQVGGGLAELIPDRERPGAWTLLIDGAPQSHVDLDDPGHLSFAYQRRLGHVIDLAAPPLQPLHVLHLGGGAFTLARYTAATRPRSTQQIVELDAPLVQLVRDRLPLDSQARVRVRAADAREGLGRFPDGWADLIIADVFSGARTPAHLTSAEFLAEVRRVLKPEGRYAANLADGPPLAHLRGQVATAAAVFPELALAADPVVWRGRRFGNAVLLASAVALPVAEFTRRVAGDPHPGRVEHGRALTDFTGGAAVVTDAAAKPSPAPPPSVFENP; this is translated from the coding sequence GTGGCACGTCGAGGAGCGCCGGCCCAGGGCAAGGACAAGGCCGCGGGCAAGAGCAAGGGAGCCGGCGGGAACAAGGCCGCGGGCAAGGGCGGAGCCGACGGCGCGAAGGGGCGCCAGGGCGGCGGCCGGGGAGCCGGCCGGGCCGAGCGGGAGCCGGTCTCCCAGCAGGTCGGCGGCGGACTCGCCGAGCTCATACCCGACCGGGAACGCCCGGGCGCCTGGACGCTCCTGATCGACGGCGCCCCGCAGTCCCACGTGGACCTCGACGATCCCGGGCACCTCTCGTTCGCCTACCAGCGCCGCCTGGGCCACGTCATCGACCTCGCCGCACCCCCGCTCCAGCCGCTGCACGTCCTGCATCTGGGCGGCGGCGCCTTCACTCTCGCCCGGTACACCGCCGCGACCCGCCCCCGCTCCACCCAGCAGATCGTCGAGCTCGACGCGCCCCTCGTCCAGCTCGTCCGCGACCGCCTCCCGCTCGACTCCCAGGCCCGGGTCCGGGTCCGGGCCGCCGACGCCCGCGAGGGGCTCGGCAGGTTTCCGGACGGCTGGGCCGACCTGATCATCGCGGACGTGTTCAGCGGCGCCCGTACCCCCGCCCACCTGACCTCCGCCGAATTCCTCGCCGAGGTGCGCCGGGTCCTGAAGCCCGAAGGGCGGTACGCCGCCAACCTCGCCGACGGCCCTCCGCTCGCCCACCTGCGCGGTCAGGTCGCCACCGCCGCCGCCGTCTTCCCCGAACTGGCGCTGGCCGCCGACCCGGTGGTGTGGCGGGGCCGCCGCTTCGGCAACGCGGTCCTGCTCGCCTCGGCCGTGGCGCTCCCGGTCGCGGAGTTCACCCGGCGGGTGGCGGGCGACCCGCACCCGGGCCGCGTCGAACACGGCCGCGCGCTCACCGACTTCACCGGCGGCGCGGCCGTCGTCACCGACGCGGCGGCCAAACCGTCGCCCGCACCGCCGCCGTCCGTCTTCGAGAACCCGTGA
- a CDS encoding response regulator transcription factor has protein sequence MASVLVVEDDQFVRSALIRHLSEASHTVRSVGTALEALREVAHFRFDVVILDLGLPDLDGAEALKMLRSITDVPVIIATARDDESEIVRLLNDGADDYLTKPFSVEHLSARMAAVLRRSRAAGGEAPPRVLRVGGLSIDPLRRTAELDGAELDLTRREFDLLTFLAGRPGVVVARKELLAEVWQQSYGDDQTIDVHLSWLRRKLGETAARPRYLHTLRGVGVKLQPPADGPADARADAPAGTPVGTPLTEPPA, from the coding sequence ATGGCAAGTGTGCTCGTGGTCGAGGACGACCAGTTCGTACGTTCCGCCCTCATCCGGCACCTCAGTGAGGCCTCCCACACGGTACGGAGCGTGGGCACCGCGCTCGAAGCGCTGCGCGAGGTCGCGCACTTCCGCTTCGACGTGGTCATCCTCGACCTCGGGCTGCCCGACCTGGACGGCGCCGAGGCGCTGAAGATGCTGCGGTCCATCACCGATGTGCCCGTGATCATCGCCACCGCCCGGGACGACGAGAGCGAGATCGTCCGGCTGCTCAACGACGGCGCCGACGACTACCTGACGAAACCGTTCTCCGTCGAGCACCTCTCCGCCCGGATGGCCGCCGTGCTGCGCCGCTCGCGCGCGGCCGGCGGTGAGGCGCCGCCCAGGGTCCTCCGCGTCGGCGGGCTCTCCATCGACCCGCTGCGCCGCACCGCAGAGCTGGACGGGGCCGAACTCGACCTCACCCGACGCGAATTCGACCTGCTCACCTTCCTGGCCGGCCGGCCCGGTGTGGTCGTCGCCCGCAAGGAGCTGCTGGCCGAGGTCTGGCAGCAGTCCTACGGTGACGACCAGACCATCGACGTCCATCTGTCCTGGCTGCGCCGCAAGCTCGGCGAGACCGCCGCCCGGCCGCGCTATCTGCACACGCTGCGCGGCGTCGGCGTGAAGCTCCAGCCGCCGGCCGATGGACCGGCGGATGCCAGGGCCGACGCCCCGGCCGGCACTCCGGTCGGTACGCCGCTCACGGAGCCGCCCGCATGA
- a CDS encoding sensor histidine kinase, with the protein MRWALVKVCLAVTAMVVIAFAVPLGLVIRELASDRAFSDAERQAAMIAPTLSITTDREELTRAVLSTEPGDRGRLAVHVPAEGGPLDIGTRRATPKDVATVRKAGRASITEVPGGFALLQPTALGTGDIAVVEVFVPEGEVSHGVATAWLTLAGVGVALIVGSVAVADRLGVRMVEPAQRLAGAAQDLGEGRLGTRVPEDGPTELRSAAIAFNSMADQVVQLLANERELAADLSHRLRTPLTVLRLNAASLGEGPAAEQTRAAVQQLEHEVDTIIRTAREQRPQSPGGQTGAGCDASEVIRERMGFWSALAEDEGREVRLAGVDRTVRIPVARPELAAALDALLGNVFRHTPEGTAFSVDVHHSGDAVIVLVSDAGPGIPDPEAALARGASGRDGASGSVGSTGLGLDIVRRVAESTGGDLRIGRSVLGGTEVRIWIGLYGSRPERGRRGHGRRVGRRTGWQRRREPRTTTVPGPQH; encoded by the coding sequence ATGAGATGGGCCCTGGTCAAGGTCTGCCTCGCGGTCACCGCCATGGTCGTCATCGCCTTCGCCGTGCCGCTCGGACTCGTCATCCGGGAGCTGGCCAGCGACCGGGCGTTCTCCGACGCCGAACGCCAGGCCGCGATGATCGCCCCGACGCTCTCCATCACCACCGACCGCGAGGAGCTGACCCGGGCCGTCCTGTCCACCGAACCGGGCGACCGGGGACGCCTCGCCGTCCATGTCCCCGCCGAGGGAGGGCCCCTGGACATCGGCACCCGGCGCGCCACCCCCAAGGACGTGGCGACCGTGCGCAAGGCCGGGCGCGCCTCCATCACCGAGGTCCCCGGCGGCTTCGCCCTCCTTCAGCCGACCGCGCTGGGCACCGGGGACATCGCCGTCGTCGAGGTGTTCGTCCCCGAGGGCGAGGTCTCCCACGGGGTCGCCACCGCGTGGCTGACGCTGGCGGGCGTCGGTGTCGCGCTGATCGTCGGCTCGGTCGCGGTCGCCGACCGGCTCGGCGTACGGATGGTGGAGCCCGCCCAGCGCCTCGCGGGCGCCGCCCAGGACCTGGGGGAGGGGCGGCTCGGCACCCGGGTCCCCGAGGACGGCCCCACCGAACTGCGGTCCGCCGCCATCGCGTTCAACTCCATGGCCGACCAGGTCGTCCAGCTCCTGGCCAACGAGCGCGAGCTGGCCGCCGACCTCTCGCACCGGCTGCGCACCCCGCTCACCGTGCTCCGGCTGAACGCCGCGTCGCTCGGCGAGGGTCCGGCGGCCGAACAGACCCGGGCGGCGGTCCAGCAGTTGGAGCACGAGGTCGACACGATCATCCGGACCGCCCGCGAGCAGCGCCCGCAGTCCCCGGGCGGGCAGACGGGGGCGGGCTGCGACGCCTCCGAGGTGATCCGTGAACGCATGGGCTTCTGGTCGGCGCTGGCGGAGGACGAGGGCCGTGAGGTGCGCCTCGCGGGAGTCGACCGTACGGTGCGCATCCCCGTGGCCCGCCCCGAACTGGCAGCCGCCCTCGATGCGTTGCTCGGCAACGTCTTCCGCCACACCCCGGAGGGCACCGCCTTCTCCGTCGACGTCCACCACAGCGGCGACGCGGTCATCGTGCTCGTCTCCGACGCCGGCCCCGGGATCCCCGACCCGGAGGCCGCCCTCGCCCGGGGGGCCAGCGGGCGTGACGGAGCGAGCGGGTCCGTCGGCTCCACCGGCCTCGGCCTCGACATCGTGCGCCGGGTCGCCGAGTCCACCGGCGGCGACCTGCGCATCGGCCGGTCCGTCCTCGGCGGCACCGAGGTCCGGATCTGGATCGGCCTGTACGGGAGCCGCCCCGAGCGCGGCCGGCGCGGACACGGCCGACGGGTCGGCCGCCGGACCGGCTGGCAGCGGCGCAGGGAACCCCGGACCACGACCGTCCCCGGGCCCCAGCATTAA
- a CDS encoding bifunctional aspartate transaminase/aspartate 4-decarboxylase, which produces MPKTSISREEIRSFAQLSPFELKDKFIQIATAAQSDQPGQKGKSTRTMLNAGRGNPNWVATGPREAYHALGYFAISESRRVWTADNLGGMPEESGCAARFEHFVRTHPELPGIELLKASVDLAVKRFGFDRDAFVHELADSSIGDNYPVPDRILHHTEQIVRGYIADEMFDHRPPEGQTLSLFATEGGTAAMCYVFDSLMKNGILEKGDRIALMVPVFTPYLEIPELDTYDFDVVRVEASLFTETGVRQWRYPEEEIAKLADPSVKLVCCVNPSNPPSLALSTRVSEQIVSVVGERNPNLIIVTDDVYGTFVEGFRSLAADLPRNTLLVYSYSKHYGATGWRLGVIALHDDNVIDAMLAEQDREQKDRLDKRYGTLSLEPEKIRFIDRLVADSRQVALNHTAGLSLPQQMMMALFSLFDMLDEGQAYKHRIRAIVRQRLELLLEGAHMKVSEDPKRAAYYIELDLLAEAERVHGKPFADFLEKNYEPVDPLFRLAEQTSVVLLNGGGFDGPEWSVRVSLANLDDLDYLKIGHHLRAIFDAYAQEWRAQAG; this is translated from the coding sequence ATGCCCAAGACCAGCATCAGCCGGGAAGAGATCCGGTCGTTCGCCCAGCTCTCCCCGTTCGAGCTGAAGGACAAGTTCATCCAGATCGCGACGGCCGCGCAGAGCGATCAGCCGGGCCAGAAGGGGAAGTCGACCCGGACGATGCTGAACGCGGGCCGCGGCAACCCGAACTGGGTGGCCACGGGGCCCCGCGAGGCGTACCACGCGCTCGGCTACTTCGCGATCTCGGAGTCCCGGCGGGTGTGGACGGCCGACAACCTGGGCGGCATGCCGGAGGAGTCGGGGTGCGCCGCGCGCTTCGAGCACTTCGTCCGTACGCACCCGGAGCTGCCGGGCATCGAGCTGCTGAAGGCGAGCGTGGACCTGGCGGTGAAGCGGTTCGGCTTCGACCGGGACGCGTTCGTGCACGAGCTGGCGGACTCCTCGATCGGCGACAACTACCCCGTCCCGGACCGGATCCTGCACCACACCGAGCAGATCGTGCGCGGCTACATCGCGGACGAGATGTTCGACCACCGGCCGCCGGAGGGGCAGACGTTGAGCCTGTTCGCGACCGAGGGCGGCACGGCGGCGATGTGCTACGTCTTCGACTCGCTGATGAAGAACGGGATCCTGGAGAAGGGCGACCGGATCGCCCTGATGGTGCCGGTGTTCACCCCGTACCTGGAGATCCCGGAGCTGGACACGTACGACTTCGACGTGGTGCGGGTGGAGGCGAGCCTGTTCACGGAGACGGGGGTGCGGCAGTGGCGCTACCCGGAGGAGGAGATTGCCAAGCTGGCGGACCCGTCGGTGAAGCTGGTCTGCTGCGTGAACCCGAGCAACCCGCCCTCCCTCGCGCTCTCCACCCGGGTCTCCGAGCAGATCGTCTCCGTCGTCGGCGAGCGGAACCCGAACCTGATCATCGTGACCGACGACGTGTACGGGACCTTCGTGGAGGGCTTCCGCTCGCTCGCGGCCGACCTGCCGCGCAACACGCTCCTCGTCTACTCCTACTCCAAGCACTACGGGGCGACCGGGTGGCGGCTCGGAGTGATCGCGCTGCACGATGACAACGTGATCGACGCGATGCTGGCGGAACAGGACCGGGAGCAGAAGGACCGGCTCGACAAGCGTTACGGCACCCTGTCGTTGGAGCCGGAGAAGATCCGGTTCATCGACCGGCTGGTGGCGGACTCCCGGCAGGTGGCGCTGAACCACACGGCGGGTCTGTCGCTGCCGCAGCAGATGATGATGGCGCTGTTCTCGCTGTTCGACATGTTGGACGAGGGCCAGGCCTACAAGCACCGGATCCGGGCGATCGTCCGGCAGCGGCTCGAACTTCTCCTGGAAGGCGCGCACATGAAGGTCTCGGAGGACCCGAAGAGGGCGGCGTACTACATCGAGCTGGATCTGCTGGCCGAGGCGGAGCGCGTGCACGGGAAGCCGTTCGCCGACTTCCTGGAGAAGAACTACGAGCCGGTCGACCCGCTGTTCCGGCTGGCCGAGCAGACCTCGGTGGTGCTGCTCAACGGCGGCGGCTTCGACGGCCCGGAGTGGTCGGTGCGGGTGTCGCTGGCCAACCTGGACGATCTGGACTACCTGAAGATCGGCCACCATCTGCGGGCGATCTTCGACGCGTACGCGCAGGAGTGGCGGGCTCAGGCCGGGTGA